Proteins encoded by one window of Synechococcus sp. MVIR-18-1:
- a CDS encoding adenylosuccinate synthase, with translation MRLRAADSLANVVVIGAQWGDEGKGKITDLLSRSADVVVRYQGGVNAGHTIVVDGRVLKLHLIPSGILYPDTTCLIGSGTVVDPKVMLGELDMLISNGIDISGLKLASTAHVTMPYHRLLDLAMEKQRGERKIGTTGRGIGPTYADKSQRSGIRVLDLLDEDRLRDRLEGPLSEKNQLLETIYGEKPLDAEEIIREYLAYGKRLAPHVVDCTRAIHEAASDRKNILFEGAQGTLLDLDHGTYPYVTSSNPVSGGACIGAGVGPTLIDRVIGVAKAYTTRVGEGPFPTELSGSLNDQLCDRGGEFGTTTGRRRRCGWFDGVIGRYAVQVNGLDCLAITKLDVLDEMDEIQVSVAYELDGERIDYFPSSSEDFARCKPIFETLPGWQCSTAECRRLEDLPAPAMAYLRFLADLMDVPIAIVSLGASRDQTIVVEDPIHGPKRALLSA, from the coding sequence AAGATCACCGATCTTCTGAGCCGCTCCGCCGATGTCGTGGTGCGTTATCAGGGAGGCGTTAACGCTGGTCACACCATCGTGGTGGACGGTCGAGTGCTCAAACTCCACCTGATCCCTTCCGGAATCCTCTACCCAGACACCACGTGCCTGATCGGCTCCGGGACCGTTGTTGATCCCAAGGTGATGCTTGGAGAACTCGACATGCTGATCTCCAACGGGATCGACATTTCAGGCCTCAAGTTGGCATCGACTGCGCACGTCACGATGCCTTACCACCGCCTCTTGGATCTGGCGATGGAAAAGCAACGAGGTGAACGCAAAATCGGCACCACCGGCCGCGGCATCGGTCCCACTTACGCAGACAAGTCTCAGCGAAGTGGCATCCGTGTTCTCGACCTGCTCGATGAAGATCGGCTGCGTGATCGGCTTGAAGGCCCGCTGAGCGAAAAAAATCAACTGCTCGAAACCATCTATGGCGAAAAGCCATTGGATGCTGAAGAAATCATCCGTGAATATCTGGCTTACGGAAAACGACTAGCCCCTCATGTGGTGGATTGCACCCGCGCCATCCATGAAGCCGCAAGCGACCGCAAAAATATTCTTTTTGAGGGTGCACAAGGCACTCTGCTCGACCTCGATCACGGCACCTATCCCTATGTGACCTCCTCCAACCCAGTGTCAGGAGGTGCCTGCATCGGTGCTGGCGTCGGTCCGACCCTGATCGACAGAGTGATTGGAGTCGCCAAGGCCTACACCACTCGGGTTGGAGAAGGTCCCTTCCCCACAGAACTCTCTGGAAGCTTGAACGACCAGCTGTGTGATCGAGGCGGAGAATTTGGAACAACCACGGGCCGCCGTCGCCGCTGTGGCTGGTTTGATGGCGTGATTGGGCGCTACGCCGTTCAAGTCAACGGACTGGACTGCCTTGCGATCACCAAGCTCGATGTGCTGGATGAAATGGATGAAATCCAAGTGTCAGTGGCCTACGAGCTTGATGGCGAACGCATCGATTACTTCCCCAGCAGCTCCGAAGATTTCGCTCGTTGCAAGCCAATCTTTGAGACCCTCCCTGGTTGGCAATGTTCCACGGCTGAATGCCGTCGACTCGAAGACCTTCCTGCCCCAGCGATGGCTTACCTACGCTTCCTAGCCGACCTGATGGACGTGCCGATTGCGATCGTTTCCCTCGGTGCCAGCCGAGACCAAACGATCGTGGTGGAGGATCCGATCCATGGTCCTAAGCGCGCTCTCCTCAGCGCCTAA
- a CDS encoding adenosine kinase, producing the protein MSSTPRFSTASSLDVVGIGNAIVDVLVQTEDQFLSDHNLSKGSMALVDEDQAKSLYEASGPGLETSGGSAANTLAGLAQLGSKAGFIGRVRDDQLGTIFIHDIQSVGTRFETPAAVSGASTARCLILVTSDAERTMCTYLGASTQLDPDDLDLSMVRDTKVLYLEGYLWDSPAAKKAFITAAEACRESGGQVALSLSDGFCVDRHRESFLELVDGHVDVLFANEDEIKSLYGAADFESALEQVKGRCSVAVLTRSAQGSVVLCGDQRWEIPSYKLGDLVDTTGAGDLYAGGFLHGYTHDFPLDVCGKMGSICAGQVVTQLGPRSKVSLPDLIAKHLD; encoded by the coding sequence ATGTCCTCCACTCCCCGGTTCAGCACTGCAAGTTCTCTCGACGTGGTGGGCATCGGTAACGCCATCGTCGACGTGTTGGTTCAAACCGAGGACCAGTTTCTGAGCGATCACAACCTCAGCAAGGGCAGCATGGCCCTTGTGGATGAAGACCAAGCCAAAAGCCTCTACGAAGCCAGCGGTCCAGGTCTCGAAACCTCCGGAGGTTCAGCTGCAAACACACTGGCTGGCCTCGCTCAACTCGGAAGCAAGGCCGGTTTCATTGGTCGTGTTCGTGACGACCAACTCGGGACCATCTTTATCCACGACATCCAGTCTGTTGGGACCCGTTTCGAGACACCGGCTGCCGTGAGCGGTGCGAGCACGGCCCGTTGCCTCATTCTCGTGACCTCGGATGCTGAACGCACCATGTGCACCTATCTCGGTGCCTCAACCCAACTGGACCCTGATGATCTTGACCTCTCCATGGTTCGCGACACCAAGGTGCTCTATCTCGAGGGCTACCTCTGGGACAGTCCTGCAGCAAAAAAGGCCTTCATCACAGCCGCAGAAGCCTGCCGGGAAAGCGGCGGGCAAGTAGCCCTGTCGCTTTCCGATGGCTTCTGCGTTGACCGTCACCGTGAAAGCTTTCTCGAGCTTGTTGACGGACATGTGGATGTGCTCTTTGCCAACGAGGATGAGATCAAATCTCTGTACGGAGCAGCTGACTTCGAGAGCGCGCTTGAGCAAGTCAAAGGTCGCTGCAGCGTGGCCGTCTTAACCCGCAGCGCTCAAGGCTCTGTCGTGCTCTGCGGGGATCAGCGCTGGGAAATCCCCTCCTACAAGCTCGGAGATCTCGTCGACACCACGGGAGCCGGCGATCTCTATGCGGGTGGTTTTCTGCATGGCTACACCCATGACTTCCCTTTAGACGTCTGCGGCAAAATGGGGTCCATCTGTGCCGGGCAGGTCGTGACCCAATTAGGACCTCGCTCAAAGGTTTCACTGCCTGATCTGATCGCTAAGCATCTGGATTGA
- the cutA gene encoding divalent-cation tolerance protein CutA, with protein MAQHPDPLWLVLTTEADQQRASALAEQLISRELAACVSFQAIQSCYRWEGRVERADEVQLLIKTTAPGLNAVLGAIEALHSYNNPEILHWQARPSHAYGAWAAASINPDA; from the coding sequence ATGGCACAACACCCTGATCCTTTGTGGTTGGTCTTAACCACCGAGGCTGATCAACAGAGAGCCTCTGCACTCGCTGAGCAGCTGATCAGCCGTGAGCTCGCCGCTTGTGTGAGCTTTCAGGCCATTCAGTCTTGCTATCGCTGGGAAGGACGGGTTGAACGTGCCGATGAAGTGCAGCTTTTGATCAAGACCACGGCACCCGGTTTGAACGCGGTGCTCGGGGCTATTGAGGCGCTCCACAGCTACAACAACCCCGAGATTCTTCACTGGCAGGCTCGGCCATCGCACGCCTATGGCGCTTGGGCCGCGGCGTCGATCAATCCAGATGCTTAG
- the cobK gene encoding precorrin-6A reductase: MHRQENRQGTVWLLAGTGDGPHLAEALISQGWHVHVSVVGAMAAHPYRGMDVDEIHVGALGGSQGISQWLQTIPVDWVVDATHPFALRISDQLNQACKVSGQGLVRFERRMEASGKAVVLGSMADLADHGLSGRRLLLALGARQLVEAAQVARDAGATVFARVLPSPMSLMKAAAAGVPPEHLAVVRPLQGPQPGALEAAVCRRWAITDVVCRQSGGATEALWASLSMEMGFALWLLRRPSPIAEVPVVHSVSQLLAHLNGTTP, encoded by the coding sequence ATGCACCGACAGGAGAATCGCCAGGGGACTGTCTGGTTGCTGGCAGGGACGGGTGATGGCCCGCACTTAGCTGAGGCTTTGATCTCGCAGGGATGGCATGTCCATGTCAGCGTCGTGGGCGCCATGGCGGCCCATCCCTATCGAGGAATGGATGTGGACGAGATCCACGTGGGTGCTCTGGGTGGTTCACAGGGAATTTCTCAATGGCTGCAGACGATTCCTGTGGATTGGGTTGTGGATGCCACGCACCCGTTTGCGCTGAGGATCAGTGACCAGTTGAACCAGGCTTGCAAGGTCTCGGGCCAGGGGTTGGTGCGATTCGAACGGCGGATGGAGGCCTCGGGCAAGGCGGTTGTACTCGGCTCCATGGCTGACCTTGCTGATCACGGCCTATCGGGACGACGACTTCTCCTGGCCCTTGGTGCCCGCCAGTTGGTTGAAGCAGCGCAGGTCGCTCGTGACGCAGGGGCCACAGTGTTTGCCCGAGTTCTTCCTTCGCCAATGTCTCTCATGAAGGCAGCGGCAGCAGGCGTTCCACCAGAACACCTAGCGGTGGTGCGACCACTTCAGGGTCCCCAGCCAGGTGCACTGGAAGCTGCTGTTTGCAGGCGCTGGGCGATCACAGACGTGGTCTGTAGGCAGTCGGGAGGAGCGACTGAGGCGCTCTGGGCGAGCCTTTCGATGGAAATGGGGTTTGCGTTATGGCTCCTGCGCCGACCTTCACCCATTGCTGAAGTTCCTGTCGTGCATAGCGTGAGCCAGCTTCTGGCGCATCTGAATGGCACAACACCCTGA
- a CDS encoding single-stranded DNA-binding protein, with translation MNHCVLEVDVLQAPTLRYTQDNQTPIAEMDVSFDALRPDDPKGQLKVVGWGNLAQDLQNRVQVGQRLVIEGRLRMNTVPRQDGTKEKKAEFTLSRLHSVGAAGSTTASSQGQPPAAARTAPARPVPAQMPQSSESAGKPAPAGQDSAAQWNTSPLVPETDDIPF, from the coding sequence ATGAACCACTGCGTGCTCGAGGTGGATGTCCTTCAAGCTCCCACCCTGCGATACACCCAAGACAATCAAACGCCCATTGCTGAGATGGACGTGTCCTTCGATGCCCTCAGGCCCGATGACCCCAAAGGGCAGTTGAAAGTGGTGGGATGGGGCAACCTCGCTCAAGACCTTCAAAACCGAGTGCAGGTCGGGCAACGTCTCGTCATTGAAGGCCGACTGCGTATGAATACTGTTCCCCGTCAAGACGGCACGAAAGAGAAAAAAGCTGAGTTCACCCTTTCGCGGCTGCATTCAGTAGGCGCGGCTGGATCCACGACAGCATCAAGCCAAGGCCAGCCCCCTGCCGCAGCGCGCACAGCTCCAGCTCGACCCGTACCAGCTCAAATGCCTCAGTCCTCCGAATCAGCGGGCAAGCCAGCGCCGGCCGGCCAGGATTCAGCGGCTCAGTGGAACACCTCTCCCCTCGTTCCCGAGACCGACGACATTCCCTTTTAA